A portion of the Candidatus Atribacteria bacterium genome contains these proteins:
- a CDS encoding CPBP family intramembrane metalloprotease encodes MNYLKSIYTPVKFNPKKDLVIALFSWLLVVGSLSIATYLITSQRGLLYFLFYAVIGATIFGISLPAYWTLIKKRESLDKLGITKKNLKISIAAQILLAIILYYNKIDILLGKEFSELFPLITLVLAIGFFEAVFWRGWILTNLEDSFGTIPAVILGSLLYAAYHIGYGMGFSEMLFLFYIGIMFATLFVLSRNIFILWPIFQPFGQLITISKEDLPLPLIASVGFIEVLIVMFVIILILWKYSTKNNIK; translated from the coding sequence ATGAATTATTTAAAGAGTATCTATACACCCGTAAAATTCAATCCCAAAAAAGATCTGGTCATTGCCTTGTTTTCTTGGCTTTTGGTGGTTGGCTCACTTTCGATTGCTACCTACCTAATTACCTCCCAGAGAGGTCTTTTATATTTTTTATTCTATGCAGTCATTGGAGCGACAATTTTTGGTATTAGTTTGCCTGCTTATTGGACCTTAATTAAAAAAAGAGAAAGCCTCGATAAGCTGGGAATTACCAAGAAGAATCTTAAAATAAGTATCGCTGCCCAAATCTTACTCGCCATCATTCTATATTACAACAAGATTGATATTCTATTAGGTAAAGAATTTTCAGAGCTTTTTCCACTTATCACCCTGGTACTGGCCATTGGTTTTTTTGAGGCTGTTTTTTGGAGAGGTTGGATTTTGACTAACCTAGAAGACTCCTTTGGTACGATACCGGCAGTAATCTTGGGATCACTTTTATATGCAGCTTATCACATAGGTTACGGTATGGGATTTAGTGAAATGCTCTTTTTATTTTATATAGGCATTATGTTTGCAACACTATTTGTTTTAAGCAGGAATATTTTTATCCTATGGCCAATTTTTCAACCCTTCGGTCAATTAATAACCATTTCCAAAGAGGATCTTCCGCTTCCCTTGATAGCTTCAGTAGGGTTTATAGAAGTTTTAATAGTTATGTTTGTAATTATTCTTATTCTATGGAAATATTCAACCAAAAATAACATAAAATAG